The following proteins come from a genomic window of Anas platyrhynchos isolate ZD024472 breed Pekin duck chromosome 12, IASCAAS_PekinDuck_T2T, whole genome shotgun sequence:
- the KIAA0513 gene encoding uncharacterized protein KIAA0513 homolog isoform X1 — translation MEAPLDVPVGNLIDFDTETPARAPSEPSPGDVPSGNGHVGDVAGEESDATESADSDNEAGGSPTRWGGRRRSSSAESFSSSQSTESARDEATAERRDFMRHYVEKIFSGGEDLDQEEKARFGELCSGEDGKGREWFARYVSAQRCNSKCVSEQTFYRLMQSFALVLFECHQMDDFSPAKNLMTMCFTYFYIGKSHALPLEAKEKPTGSIDSYLRSANSWLAEKKDIAERLLKNTSARTENVKGFFGGLETKLKGPAARKSHEAEDRPKERLKKTVSVQSPEEEKKGEKIYLYMHLKQQPIWHNLRFWNAAFFDAVHCERRKRSPTTRGDAGEEEEKREKWCHMTQEERDDSLRFNENITFGQLGTFIHNMLAFGLNKKLCSNFLKKQATIGNLDEEQYKLLSDHIEQMATE, via the exons ATGGAGGCCCCCCTGGACGTGCCCGTAGGGAACCTCATCGACTTCGACACCGAAACGCCCGCCCGTGCCCCCTCGGAGCCTTCTCCCGGGGATGTCCCCAGCGGCAACGGGCACGTGGGGGACGTGGCCGGGGAGGAGAGCGATGCCACCGAGTCCGCGGACAGCGACAACGAGGCGGGCGGCTCGCCAACGCGCtggggcggccgccgccgctcgTCCTCCGCCGAGTCCTTCTCCTCCAGCCAGAGCACCGAGTCGGCCAGGGACGAGGCGACGGCTGAGCGCCGGGATTTCATGCGGCACTACGTGGAGAAAATCTTCTCCGGGGG GGAGGATCTGGACCAGGAGGAGAAGGCCAGGTTTGGGGAGCTGTGCAGCGGCGAGGACGGGAAGGGCAGGGAATGGTTCGCGAGATACGTCAGCGCCCAG CGCTGCAACTCCAAGTGCGTGTCGGAGCAGACCTTCTATCGCCTCATGCAGTCTTTCGCCCTCGTGCTCTTTGA GTGCCACCAGATGGACGACTTCAGCCCCGCCAAGAACCTGATGACCATGTGCTTCACCTACTTCTACATCG GGAAGAGCCACGCGTTGCCCCTGGAGGCCAAGGAGAAGCCCACGGGCAGCATCGACTCCTACCTGAGGTCGGCCAACAGCTGGCTGGCCGAGAAGAAGGACATCGCCGAGAGGCTGCTGAAAAACACCTCAGCCAGGACGGAGAACGTCAAGGGCTTCTTCGGGGGCCTGGAGACCAAGCTGAAGGGGCCCGCGGCCAGAAAAAGCCA CGAGGCTGAGGACAGGCCGAAGGAGAGGCTGAAGAAGACGG TTTCCGTGCAGAGCccggaggaggagaagaaaggggaGAAGATCTACCTGTACATGCACCTCAAGCAGCAGCCCATCTG GCACAACCTGCGCTTCTGGAACGCCGCCTTCTTTGACGCCGTGCACTGCGAGCGCAGGAAGCGCTCCCCCACCACCAG AGGGGAcgctggggaggaagaggagaagag GGAGAAGTGGTGCCACATGACGCAGGAGGAGCGGGACGACAGCCTGCGCTTCAACGAGAACATCACCTTCGGGCAGCTGGG CACCTTCATCCACAACATGCTGGCGTTCGGCCTCAACAAGAAGCTCTGCAGCAACTTCCTCAAGAAGCAGGCGACGATCGGCAACTTGGACGAAG agCAATACAAGCTGCTGAGCGACCACATCGAGCAGATGGCCACCGAGTAG
- the KIAA0513 gene encoding uncharacterized protein KIAA0513 homolog isoform X2: MEAPLDVPVGNLIDFDTETPARAPSEPSPGDVPSGNGHVGDVAGEESDATESADSDNEAGGSPTRWGGRRRSSSAESFSSSQSTESARDEATAERRDFMRHYVEKIFSGGEDLDQEEKARFGELCSGEDGKGREWFARYVSAQRCNSKCVSEQTFYRLMQSFALVLFECHQMDDFSPAKNLMTMCFTYFYIGKSHALPLEAKEKPTGSIDSYLRSANSWLAEKKDIAERLLKNTSARTENVKGFFGGLETKLKGPAARKSHEAEDRPKERLKKTVSVQSPEEEKKGEKIYLYMHLKQQPIWHNLRFWNAAFFDAVHCERRKRSPTTREKWCHMTQEERDDSLRFNENITFGQLGTFIHNMLAFGLNKKLCSNFLKKQATIGNLDEEQYKLLSDHIEQMATE; encoded by the exons ATGGAGGCCCCCCTGGACGTGCCCGTAGGGAACCTCATCGACTTCGACACCGAAACGCCCGCCCGTGCCCCCTCGGAGCCTTCTCCCGGGGATGTCCCCAGCGGCAACGGGCACGTGGGGGACGTGGCCGGGGAGGAGAGCGATGCCACCGAGTCCGCGGACAGCGACAACGAGGCGGGCGGCTCGCCAACGCGCtggggcggccgccgccgctcgTCCTCCGCCGAGTCCTTCTCCTCCAGCCAGAGCACCGAGTCGGCCAGGGACGAGGCGACGGCTGAGCGCCGGGATTTCATGCGGCACTACGTGGAGAAAATCTTCTCCGGGGG GGAGGATCTGGACCAGGAGGAGAAGGCCAGGTTTGGGGAGCTGTGCAGCGGCGAGGACGGGAAGGGCAGGGAATGGTTCGCGAGATACGTCAGCGCCCAG CGCTGCAACTCCAAGTGCGTGTCGGAGCAGACCTTCTATCGCCTCATGCAGTCTTTCGCCCTCGTGCTCTTTGA GTGCCACCAGATGGACGACTTCAGCCCCGCCAAGAACCTGATGACCATGTGCTTCACCTACTTCTACATCG GGAAGAGCCACGCGTTGCCCCTGGAGGCCAAGGAGAAGCCCACGGGCAGCATCGACTCCTACCTGAGGTCGGCCAACAGCTGGCTGGCCGAGAAGAAGGACATCGCCGAGAGGCTGCTGAAAAACACCTCAGCCAGGACGGAGAACGTCAAGGGCTTCTTCGGGGGCCTGGAGACCAAGCTGAAGGGGCCCGCGGCCAGAAAAAGCCA CGAGGCTGAGGACAGGCCGAAGGAGAGGCTGAAGAAGACGG TTTCCGTGCAGAGCccggaggaggagaagaaaggggaGAAGATCTACCTGTACATGCACCTCAAGCAGCAGCCCATCTG GCACAACCTGCGCTTCTGGAACGCCGCCTTCTTTGACGCCGTGCACTGCGAGCGCAGGAAGCGCTCCCCCACCACCAG GGAGAAGTGGTGCCACATGACGCAGGAGGAGCGGGACGACAGCCTGCGCTTCAACGAGAACATCACCTTCGGGCAGCTGGG CACCTTCATCCACAACATGCTGGCGTTCGGCCTCAACAAGAAGCTCTGCAGCAACTTCCTCAAGAAGCAGGCGACGATCGGCAACTTGGACGAAG agCAATACAAGCTGCTGAGCGACCACATCGAGCAGATGGCCACCGAGTAG